The Amycolatopsis solani genome has a window encoding:
- a CDS encoding TetR/AcrR family transcriptional regulator, with the protein MGEEDLEIRPPKQRRSREAWNRVLDAGVALLEDGGYEAFTIAAVCERARVAPPAIYARTAGKEALFLAVYEHRIQSMRAEHQVFADDRRWSGLPAAELVRAAVAETVGMFFRHERFLRAVILISASHAEIRRRGSRYSQELGSGFAHVVLRLADTITHADAETAVSSCFSTVFAASVIRVAYGPEFASPLPIDDDAFVANLQETAVRYLLSA; encoded by the coding sequence ATGGGCGAGGAGGACCTCGAGATCCGGCCGCCCAAGCAGCGGCGCAGCCGCGAGGCGTGGAACCGGGTGCTCGACGCCGGGGTGGCGCTCCTGGAGGACGGCGGGTACGAGGCGTTCACCATCGCCGCCGTGTGCGAGCGGGCCCGCGTGGCGCCGCCGGCGATCTACGCCCGCACCGCCGGCAAGGAGGCGCTCTTCCTCGCCGTCTACGAACACCGCATCCAGAGCATGCGCGCGGAGCACCAGGTGTTCGCCGACGACCGCCGCTGGAGCGGCCTGCCGGCGGCCGAACTCGTCCGGGCGGCGGTGGCCGAAACGGTCGGCATGTTCTTCCGCCACGAACGGTTCCTGCGGGCCGTCATCCTGATCTCCGCGTCACACGCCGAAATCCGCCGCCGGGGTTCCCGCTACAGCCAGGAGCTCGGGAGCGGATTCGCGCACGTGGTCCTGCGGCTGGCGGACACCATCACGCACGCCGACGCCGAGACCGCGGTCAGCTCCTGCTTCAGCACCGTGTTCGCCGCATCGGTCATCCGGGTCGCGTACGGCCCGGAATTCGCCAGCCCCCTGCCGATCGACGACGACGCGTTCGTCGCCAACCTGCAGGAGACGGCGGTGCGCTACCTGCTGTCCGCCTGA
- a CDS encoding FAD-dependent oxidoreductase gives MAVPHSDPPRGRVAILGAGPAGMATALSVAQAGHDVVVYERYREARPAGNILNLWPPPLKALRALGVDIDDFGSPTNTEFRNIHGHVRVHVEQDPETKSAYGGGFIGLLRPELYERMLAAIPPGTIRFNQHVSRIEQDDRAVTLHFADGTTADHELLVGADGIDSLVRRTLWGDAPRREHRLHIFGGFTFDDVAGTEPHKSVLTHSATVQGSWTSIRYKGRDGFQWWVLAATDPGAPAPADLKAAAAALAEGFLAPLPGLIDRTEPGNVQHWVLRDRPRLKQWSRGRATLVGDAAHPTSPYAAYGAGMSIEDGYFLGRALRGVDLGDFTAVQRCLRSYEDPRKPHTARQVQQAWILGKVFHHAPAPLRPLRDFVFDHTPFLQKVVGDANHGEISKQLALIED, from the coding sequence ATGGCCGTCCCGCACTCTGACCCACCCCGCGGCCGCGTCGCCATCCTCGGTGCCGGTCCGGCCGGCATGGCCACGGCCCTGTCCGTCGCTCAGGCCGGGCACGACGTCGTCGTCTACGAGCGCTACCGCGAGGCACGCCCGGCGGGAAACATCCTCAACCTGTGGCCGCCGCCGCTGAAGGCGCTGCGCGCGCTCGGCGTGGACATCGACGACTTCGGCTCGCCGACGAACACCGAGTTCCGCAACATCCACGGCCACGTCCGCGTCCACGTCGAGCAGGACCCGGAGACCAAGAGCGCCTACGGTGGCGGGTTCATCGGGCTGCTGCGGCCGGAACTGTACGAGCGGATGCTCGCCGCCATCCCGCCGGGCACCATCCGGTTCAACCAGCACGTGAGCCGCATCGAGCAGGACGACCGCGCGGTCACCCTGCACTTCGCCGACGGCACCACGGCAGACCACGAGCTGCTCGTCGGCGCCGACGGCATCGACTCGCTGGTGCGGCGCACGCTGTGGGGCGACGCGCCCCGGCGGGAGCACCGGCTGCACATCTTCGGCGGCTTCACCTTCGACGACGTCGCCGGCACCGAACCCCACAAGTCCGTCCTGACGCACAGCGCGACGGTGCAGGGAAGCTGGACCTCGATCCGGTACAAGGGCCGCGACGGCTTCCAGTGGTGGGTGCTCGCCGCCACCGATCCCGGAGCCCCGGCGCCGGCCGACCTCAAGGCCGCGGCCGCCGCGCTGGCCGAGGGGTTCCTCGCTCCCCTGCCCGGCCTGATCGACCGGACGGAGCCGGGCAACGTGCAGCACTGGGTCCTGCGGGATCGGCCCCGCCTGAAGCAGTGGTCCCGGGGGCGGGCCACCCTCGTGGGCGACGCGGCCCATCCGACCTCACCGTACGCGGCCTACGGCGCCGGGATGTCCATTGAGGACGGTTACTTCCTCGGCCGCGCCCTGCGCGGCGTCGACCTCGGCGACTTCACCGCGGTACAGCGGTGCCTGCGGAGCTACGAGGACCCGCGCAAACCCCACACTGCCCGTCAGGTCCAGCAGGCGTGGATCCTCGGCAAGGTCTTCCACCACGCCCCGGCGCCCCTGCGGCCCCTCCGGGACTTCGTCTTCGACCACACCCCGTTCCTGCAGAAGGTCGTGGGCGACGCCAACCACGGCGAGATCAGCAAGCAACTGGCCCTGATCGAGGACTGA
- a CDS encoding alpha/beta hydrolase family protein has product MLPHLAAAVLSLAAVTATPAEAAPCLVPAADREVVFTVDGTATYGTLHVPAHRAGQRLRAALLLPGSGPTDRDGSQPPAAQNTLALVAGALGTDRVATLRFDKYGTGKTGLGAYRDHPETLDYPAFVRQAKAAYATLRDQPETDPHALLVIGHSEGGMTALLLGGTVRPRPAGVGLLQPQAIRLLDLVALQLHAQTAEAARQGQLTTEQQDAVDAAIDAAVTALRAHRPVDTTGLPPALAQLFTAFQGPSGRFVDSDDAVYPPDAAAALRPGTRVLLTCGTNDTQVPCATTDALTAALRRAHTGGPGRVPLPGVDHLLHDADHPATPAPAVLDALHRFAGH; this is encoded by the coding sequence ATGCTCCCCCACCTCGCCGCGGCCGTGCTGTCGCTGGCCGCCGTGACCGCCACCCCCGCCGAGGCGGCCCCCTGCCTCGTGCCGGCCGCCGACCGCGAAGTCGTCTTCACCGTCGACGGGACGGCGACCTACGGCACCCTGCACGTGCCCGCACACCGTGCCGGGCAACGGTTGCGTGCCGCGTTGCTGCTGCCCGGCAGTGGTCCCACCGACCGCGACGGCAGCCAGCCGCCCGCGGCCCAGAACACCCTGGCGCTGGTGGCCGGCGCGCTCGGCACCGACCGGGTCGCCACGCTCCGCTTCGACAAGTACGGCACCGGAAAAACCGGGCTCGGCGCCTACCGCGACCACCCGGAAACCCTCGACTACCCCGCCTTCGTCCGGCAGGCGAAGGCCGCCTACGCGACGTTGCGCGACCAGCCGGAAACCGACCCGCACGCGCTACTGGTCATCGGGCACAGCGAAGGCGGGATGACCGCGCTGCTGCTCGGCGGCACGGTCCGCCCGCGCCCGGCCGGCGTGGGACTGCTGCAACCGCAGGCGATCCGCCTGCTCGACCTGGTCGCGCTGCAGCTGCACGCCCAGACCGCCGAGGCGGCCCGGCAGGGCCAGCTCACCACGGAACAGCAGGACGCCGTCGACGCGGCGATCGACGCCGCCGTCACCGCCCTGCGTGCCCACCGGCCGGTCGACACCACGGGCCTGCCGCCCGCACTGGCCCAGCTCTTCACGGCCTTCCAAGGGCCGAGCGGCCGGTTCGTCGACAGCGATGACGCCGTCTACCCACCGGACGCCGCCGCGGCCCTGCGCCCGGGAACCCGGGTGCTGCTGACCTGCGGCACGAACGACACCCAGGTCCCGTGCGCCACCACGGATGCCCTGACCGCCGCCCTGCGCCGCGCGCACACCGGCGGACCGGGCCGGGTGCCGCTGCCCGGAGTGGACCACCTGCTGCACGACGCCGACCACCCGGCCACCCCCGCCCCGGCCGTGCTCGACGCCCTGCACCGGTTCGCGGGGCACTGA
- a CDS encoding glycosyltransferase: protein MRILLSTVPAHGHLIPLLPVGRALAARGHQVGVLTAGALAPALENEPLELVASGPTMDVVFAESARRNGDDGSTVPTFAMVATLFADVRVGLAGAESLHAAREWRPDVVVHEATDLVGPLVAAALDVPLLTHALGPGHPPELLKAFAEAAAPRYAELGVDAPVEAVGGKYLDICPPTLQFPGWQPPADRVPLRPEPHTVSPAAPPVFDAPAEGRGRVLVTFGTHFTAPEIVSPVVRGLTGQGFEIAVTVGLGRSAADYGLADDVRLVPFTPMARLLSHVDIMVTHGGAGSVLSGLAHGLPLIVVPQAADQFIQAELVAACGVGVAVRPGEDLARALDRAADPVVGERARAVAAEIAALPDAAALAESFPALVEALR from the coding sequence ATGCGAATCCTCTTGTCGACCGTGCCCGCGCACGGCCACCTGATCCCGCTGCTGCCGGTGGGGCGGGCCTTGGCGGCACGTGGTCACCAGGTCGGCGTGCTGACCGCGGGCGCGCTGGCGCCCGCCTTGGAGAACGAGCCTCTCGAGCTGGTCGCCTCGGGGCCGACGATGGACGTGGTGTTCGCCGAGTCCGCGCGCCGCAACGGTGACGACGGCTCGACGGTGCCCACGTTCGCGATGGTCGCGACCTTGTTCGCCGACGTCCGGGTCGGCCTGGCCGGCGCCGAATCCCTGCACGCCGCGCGGGAGTGGCGGCCGGACGTGGTGGTGCACGAAGCCACCGACCTGGTCGGCCCGCTGGTCGCGGCCGCGCTCGACGTCCCGCTGCTGACCCACGCACTCGGTCCCGGCCATCCACCCGAGCTGCTGAAAGCCTTCGCCGAGGCCGCCGCGCCGCGCTATGCCGAACTCGGCGTCGACGCTCCCGTCGAGGCGGTCGGCGGGAAGTACCTGGACATCTGCCCGCCCACGCTGCAGTTCCCGGGCTGGCAGCCGCCCGCCGACCGGGTGCCGCTGCGCCCCGAGCCGCACACGGTTTCGCCGGCCGCGCCGCCGGTGTTCGACGCACCGGCCGAGGGCCGCGGGCGAGTGCTGGTCACCTTCGGCACGCACTTCACCGCGCCCGAGATCGTTTCGCCGGTCGTGCGCGGACTGACCGGGCAGGGCTTCGAGATCGCGGTCACCGTCGGTCTCGGCCGGTCCGCCGCCGACTACGGCCTCGCGGACGACGTGCGGCTGGTCCCGTTCACCCCGATGGCCCGGCTACTGTCCCATGTGGACATCATGGTCACGCACGGCGGCGCCGGCAGCGTGCTGTCCGGTCTCGCGCACGGGCTGCCGCTCATCGTGGTGCCCCAGGCCGCGGACCAGTTCATCCAGGCCGAGCTCGTCGCCGCCTGTGGAGTGGGTGTCGCCGTCCGCCCCGGCGAGGACCTCGCTCGGGCGCTCGATCGGGCCGCCGATCCGGTGGTGGGCGAGCGCGCCCGGGCGGTGGCCGCCGAAATCGCCGCGCTGCCTGACGCGGCCGCGCTGGCCGAATCGTTCCCCGCCCTGGTGGAGGCGCTCCGATGA
- a CDS encoding TetR/AcrR family transcriptional regulator, translated as MPATSYNSPRRREAAAQTRQAILDAARRRFAERGYAATTIQEIAAAARVAAATVYASVGGKPRLLDELVSSAAADTRLREAADRVTETEDPGEVLRGCVAAARFGAQEYADVFELMLTTGRADDGAAAAAAKADQGFRGGLGVVAARLRDLGALPGSTGEAVDVLAYFLGYPSWRRLVGDFGWSYPAAETWLVARIAETLRIDHLGDARQAEASESAQ; from the coding sequence GTGCCCGCTACCTCGTACAACTCGCCGCGCCGCCGAGAGGCCGCCGCCCAGACCCGGCAAGCCATCCTCGACGCGGCGCGCCGGCGGTTCGCCGAACGCGGGTACGCCGCGACCACGATCCAGGAGATCGCCGCGGCCGCACGGGTGGCGGCGGCGACGGTCTACGCGAGCGTGGGCGGAAAGCCGCGCTTGCTGGACGAGCTGGTCTCCAGCGCCGCGGCAGACACCCGCCTGCGGGAGGCGGCCGACCGCGTCACCGAGACCGAAGACCCGGGCGAAGTCCTCCGCGGCTGCGTGGCGGCCGCCCGGTTCGGCGCTCAGGAGTACGCCGACGTCTTCGAGCTGATGCTCACGACGGGACGCGCCGACGACGGGGCCGCGGCCGCCGCGGCCAAGGCCGACCAGGGCTTTCGCGGCGGTCTCGGCGTGGTCGCCGCGCGCCTGCGGGACCTGGGCGCGCTCCCGGGATCGACCGGCGAAGCGGTCGACGTGCTGGCGTACTTCCTCGGCTACCCGTCCTGGCGCCGCCTGGTTGGCGACTTCGGCTGGAGCTATCCGGCCGCGGAGACGTGGCTGGTCGCCCGGATCGCGGAGACGCTCCGGATCGACCACCTCGGCGACGCGCGTCAAGCCGAAGCGAGCGAATCCGCGCAGTAA
- a CDS encoding DUF1932 domain-containing protein translates to MRVSVLGLGEAGSLYATGLVEHGWTVAGFDPADNATPAGVQRAATPEEAVRGAELVLSLVGGRAAEVAARSAAGSLDPDTVYVDMNATAPDVKRVIAELVGAARFADVAVIGSVPAHGSATSVVVSGAGSTRAASMFRLLGAPVEDIGGEPGAASARKLLRSIFMKGIGALIVESVLAARAAGAEDWVRAQIAGELSGGDAALNRLYDGTLKHASRRAGEADAAARLLDSLGVLPSMTRATAEVHRGRADAALTPAEDLLGQFEGLAVANLGDARDRMGMLDGGVRALWKGARVVGRARTVWVPRGDNLALHRAIAVSRPGEVLVVNGGGDTNRALLGELMAERAKRRGVLGIVADGVLRDVGELEKIGFPAWARGACPAGPYKNGPGQVDVPVAVGGVVVRPGDLVVGDDDGVIVIPASEAASSLLGGRAVEADEAQRRAAILAGTA, encoded by the coding sequence ATGCGGGTGTCGGTGCTGGGACTCGGCGAGGCCGGATCCCTCTACGCGACCGGCTTGGTCGAGCACGGCTGGACCGTCGCGGGGTTCGACCCCGCCGACAACGCGACCCCGGCCGGGGTGCAGCGGGCCGCCACGCCGGAGGAGGCCGTGCGCGGTGCCGAGCTGGTGCTGAGCCTGGTCGGTGGCCGCGCCGCGGAAGTGGCGGCGCGCTCGGCCGCCGGGTCCCTCGACCCGGACACGGTCTACGTGGACATGAACGCGACCGCGCCGGACGTGAAGCGCGTCATCGCCGAGCTGGTCGGTGCCGCCCGGTTCGCCGATGTCGCCGTGATCGGCTCGGTCCCCGCGCACGGCTCCGCCACGAGCGTGGTCGTCAGCGGGGCGGGCTCGACGCGGGCCGCCTCGATGTTCCGCCTGCTCGGCGCCCCCGTGGAGGACATCGGCGGGGAGCCGGGGGCCGCGTCGGCGCGCAAGCTGCTGCGCAGCATCTTCATGAAGGGCATCGGCGCGCTGATCGTGGAGTCGGTCCTGGCCGCCCGGGCGGCCGGTGCCGAAGACTGGGTGCGCGCGCAGATCGCCGGTGAGCTCTCCGGCGGGGACGCGGCGCTGAACCGCTTGTACGACGGCACGCTCAAGCACGCGTCTCGGCGCGCCGGTGAAGCCGACGCCGCCGCGCGGCTGCTGGATTCGCTCGGGGTGCTCCCGTCGATGACCCGGGCGACCGCCGAGGTGCACCGGGGCCGCGCGGACGCCGCCCTCACCCCCGCGGAGGACCTGCTGGGCCAGTTCGAGGGCCTGGCGGTGGCCAACCTCGGCGACGCGCGCGATCGTATGGGGATGCTGGACGGCGGGGTCCGCGCCCTGTGGAAGGGCGCGCGGGTGGTCGGGCGGGCCCGCACCGTGTGGGTCCCCCGAGGGGACAACCTCGCCCTGCACCGGGCCATCGCCGTCTCCCGGCCGGGGGAGGTGCTCGTCGTCAACGGCGGCGGCGACACGAACCGGGCCCTGCTGGGCGAGCTGATGGCCGAGCGCGCGAAACGCCGTGGCGTCCTGGGCATCGTGGCCGACGGCGTCCTGCGTGACGTCGGCGAGCTGGAGAAGATCGGCTTCCCGGCGTGGGCGCGCGGCGCCTGCCCGGCCGGCCCCTACAAGAACGGTCCCGGCCAGGTGGACGTGCCGGTCGCGGTCGGCGGGGTGGTGGTCCGGCCCGGCGACCTGGTCGTCGGCGACGACGACGGCGTCATCGTGATCCCGGCGTCCGAGGCGGCCTCGAGCCTGCTGGGCGGCCGGGCCGTGGAAGCCGACGAGGCGCAGCGCCGCGCCGCGATCCTCGCCGGGACCGCGTGA
- a CDS encoding TetR/AcrR family transcriptional regulator produces the protein MGRRRAFDEDEVVHAAVKLFGGRAYDGVSVNDLVTHLGVHRNSLYKTFGSKRGLYLVALRRHLADDVGPLADALAGAADAADALRLVTSADLGLLVLAAVDRAPADEEVAAEVATALATLDQAIADALGVPAALAAALTAAALGIRLRGNPDGVGAALARHLDPLD, from the coding sequence ATGGGCAGGCGACGGGCGTTCGACGAGGACGAAGTGGTGCACGCCGCCGTGAAGTTGTTCGGGGGACGGGCGTACGACGGGGTGTCCGTCAACGACCTCGTCACCCACCTCGGCGTGCACCGCAACAGCTTGTACAAGACGTTCGGCAGCAAACGGGGCCTCTACCTGGTCGCCCTGCGCCGCCACCTCGCCGACGACGTCGGCCCCTTGGCCGACGCGCTGGCCGGGGCGGCGGACGCCGCGGACGCGTTGCGGCTGGTCACGTCGGCCGACCTCGGGCTGCTCGTGCTCGCAGCGGTCGACCGGGCGCCGGCCGACGAGGAAGTCGCCGCCGAGGTGGCTACCGCGCTGGCCACCCTCGACCAGGCGATCGCCGATGCGCTCGGCGTTCCCGCCGCGCTGGCCGCCGCCCTCACCGCCGCCGCACTGGGCATCCGCCTGCGCGGCAACCCCGACGGTGTCGGCGCCGCGCTGGCCCGGCACCTCGATCCCCTTGACTGA
- a CDS encoding S8 family serine peptidase, which produces MRRSSLIFRPVVLAAIGGLVLAGSTQTAALAAPVASADSAPQAVIVVLGDQLAAAPPTKAASGSRRDQATRAQNAVLGKLTGPAPSNVKHFAVGNAFSATVSPAQAAALAQDPAVASVLPDSKVTLPAPTTPAAGANATAPNAQPGTPQAPGAICPSDPAKPLLEPEALTSIHAFSTDGSKSASDLADGSGVKVAFLADNMDPNYADFIRPDGSKVFSDYQDFSGDGPATTDSGAEAFGDASSIAAQGTVVHDLSKFVNQAHPLPPGCNIVVKGVSPGASLVGLNVFGSTATNSAILQAIDYAVTVDHVDVINESLGLNQYPDTSSRELFQVFNDEAVAAGVTVTTSSGDAGTTSTIGSPATDPLVISAGATTDNRLYAQTAYAAFPFSNGKWISDNISALSSSGITQNGRTIDLVAPGEGNWADCEPNFAECRTFQSPTQGADLESFGGTSESAPLTAGVAALVIQAYRGTHHGASPAPALVKQLITGTTRDLGLPADEQGSGLLDARAAVEAATTAPGTTGVPAGVSSNIALSTDQLTLEGAPGSTQTATVKVSNVGTKPLTVSTGTRGFAPLSTQTQTVPFDSATLPAFTYYNGAQWARKTVKFSVPPATDRLLTRMAWQGSPKTVNGAPVTPVVRLTLLAPDGTFVANSRPQGGAATANYANVDVRHPAAGTWTAVLYSAAGASGYTGDIQLAADAQRAVSYGQVSPPVLNLAPGQTKPVKLSLQTPASGGDADYSVTFGSSDGHQTSVSAVLRSLIPTGTGTGTFSGTITGGNARAVSPAQTFSYEFDVPRGKKDLDVAVHLSDPGTIVDAVLVDPNGELGDVNSNISLASPTTVAQGPAVQLTDANPLPGRWHLVLVVQNPVTGKELRQPFTGTVAFDRASVSAPALPSGGKLAAGQAVTVPVTVRNTGVEPIAVGVDARTDTAQTLQPVAIGGQTEVDLPEPGSIAPVYEVPPDTTKLSVATSSTVPAQVELQGSAAGIDVFGDLKKAQGGSTVSVATIGEKKGYVTKGIWFADVQELGPFGPAGTPAGHASYTSSLVTAGFDHAVTSSTGDPYDQAIDPAGTGGTPVIIQPGRSAVIQVTITPSGSRGTDIAGHLNLATVPTLPTGATGLPEEGTGEVIATLPYHYRIG; this is translated from the coding sequence ATGCGGCGTTCGTCGCTGATATTCCGTCCCGTCGTCCTCGCCGCCATCGGTGGTTTGGTGCTGGCCGGATCGACTCAAACGGCGGCGCTGGCCGCTCCCGTGGCGAGCGCCGACAGCGCGCCGCAGGCGGTGATCGTCGTGCTGGGGGACCAGCTCGCCGCCGCGCCACCGACGAAGGCCGCCTCCGGGAGCAGACGCGACCAAGCGACCAGAGCGCAGAATGCGGTCCTCGGCAAACTCACCGGACCGGCGCCGTCGAACGTCAAGCACTTCGCGGTCGGCAATGCCTTCTCCGCGACCGTCAGCCCGGCGCAGGCGGCCGCGCTCGCGCAGGACCCCGCGGTGGCCTCCGTGCTGCCGGACAGCAAGGTCACGCTGCCCGCGCCGACCACGCCGGCGGCCGGGGCGAACGCGACGGCGCCGAACGCGCAGCCCGGAACCCCGCAGGCGCCCGGCGCCATCTGTCCTTCCGATCCCGCGAAGCCGCTGCTGGAGCCGGAAGCGCTCACCTCGATCCACGCCTTCAGCACCGACGGCTCGAAGAGCGCGTCCGACCTCGCCGACGGCTCCGGCGTGAAGGTCGCGTTCCTCGCCGACAACATGGATCCGAACTACGCCGACTTCATCCGGCCGGACGGGTCCAAGGTGTTCTCGGACTACCAGGACTTCTCCGGTGACGGCCCGGCGACCACGGACTCCGGCGCCGAGGCCTTCGGGGACGCGTCGTCGATCGCCGCGCAGGGCACCGTCGTGCACGACCTCTCGAAGTTCGTGAACCAGGCGCACCCGCTGCCGCCCGGCTGCAATATCGTCGTCAAGGGCGTTTCGCCGGGCGCGAGCCTGGTCGGGCTCAACGTGTTCGGCTCGACCGCGACGAACTCCGCGATCCTGCAGGCCATCGACTACGCGGTGACGGTCGACCACGTCGACGTCATCAACGAGTCGCTCGGCCTCAACCAGTACCCGGACACCAGCTCGCGCGAGCTGTTCCAGGTGTTCAACGACGAGGCCGTCGCCGCCGGCGTCACGGTCACCACCTCCAGCGGCGACGCGGGCACGACGTCCACCATCGGCAGCCCGGCCACCGACCCGCTGGTCATCTCCGCCGGCGCGACCACGGACAACCGGCTGTACGCGCAGACCGCCTACGCGGCTTTCCCGTTCTCCAACGGAAAGTGGATCAGCGACAACATCTCCGCGCTGTCCTCCTCGGGCATCACGCAGAACGGCCGCACGATCGATCTGGTCGCACCCGGTGAGGGCAACTGGGCCGATTGCGAACCGAATTTCGCGGAGTGCCGGACGTTCCAGTCGCCGACGCAGGGCGCGGACCTGGAGTCCTTCGGTGGCACCAGCGAATCGGCGCCGCTGACCGCGGGCGTCGCGGCGCTGGTCATCCAGGCCTACCGCGGCACGCACCACGGCGCGTCGCCGGCGCCGGCCCTGGTCAAGCAGCTGATCACCGGCACCACGCGCGACCTCGGCCTGCCGGCCGACGAGCAGGGCTCCGGCCTGCTGGACGCGCGCGCGGCCGTCGAGGCGGCCACGACCGCGCCCGGCACCACCGGCGTCCCGGCCGGGGTCTCGTCGAACATCGCGCTCTCGACCGACCAGCTGACCCTCGAAGGCGCGCCCGGCAGCACCCAGACGGCGACGGTCAAGGTGTCGAATGTCGGCACCAAGCCGCTCACGGTGTCCACCGGCACGCGCGGGTTCGCGCCGCTGTCGACGCAGACGCAGACCGTGCCGTTCGACTCGGCCACGCTGCCGGCGTTCACCTACTACAACGGCGCGCAGTGGGCGCGGAAGACGGTGAAGTTCAGCGTCCCGCCGGCCACCGATCGGCTGCTGACGAGAATGGCGTGGCAGGGCAGCCCCAAGACGGTCAACGGCGCCCCGGTCACCCCGGTGGTGCGGCTGACGCTGCTCGCGCCGGACGGCACGTTCGTCGCGAACAGCCGCCCGCAGGGTGGCGCGGCGACGGCGAACTACGCCAACGTCGACGTCCGGCACCCGGCCGCGGGCACCTGGACGGCGGTGCTGTACTCCGCCGCGGGCGCGTCAGGCTACACCGGTGACATCCAGCTGGCCGCGGACGCGCAGCGCGCGGTGTCCTACGGCCAGGTCTCGCCTCCGGTCCTGAACCTGGCGCCCGGCCAGACCAAACCGGTCAAGCTTTCGTTGCAGACTCCGGCTTCGGGCGGCGACGCCGACTACTCGGTGACCTTCGGCAGCTCCGACGGCCACCAGACGTCCGTGTCGGCGGTGCTGCGCTCGCTCATCCCGACCGGGACCGGGACGGGCACGTTCAGCGGCACGATCACCGGCGGCAACGCCCGCGCGGTGTCTCCCGCGCAGACGTTCAGCTACGAGTTCGACGTGCCCCGCGGCAAGAAGGACCTCGACGTCGCCGTGCACCTGTCCGACCCGGGCACGATCGTCGACGCCGTCCTGGTCGACCCGAACGGCGAACTCGGCGACGTCAACAGCAACATTTCCCTCGCTTCGCCGACGACGGTGGCGCAGGGCCCCGCGGTGCAGCTGACCGACGCGAACCCGCTGCCCGGGCGCTGGCACCTGGTGCTGGTGGTGCAGAACCCGGTGACGGGCAAGGAACTGCGGCAGCCGTTCACCGGGACCGTCGCCTTCGACCGGGCCTCGGTGTCCGCGCCGGCGCTGCCCAGCGGCGGCAAGCTGGCCGCGGGCCAGGCGGTCACGGTGCCGGTGACCGTGCGCAACACCGGTGTCGAGCCGATCGCGGTCGGCGTCGACGCCCGCACCGACACCGCGCAGACGCTGCAGCCGGTCGCGATCGGCGGGCAGACCGAGGTCGACCTGCCCGAGCCGGGGTCGATCGCGCCGGTCTACGAAGTGCCGCCGGACACGACCAAGCTGTCGGTGGCCACGTCGTCGACCGTGCCGGCCCAGGTCGAGCTGCAGGGGTCGGCCGCCGGCATCGACGTGTTCGGCGACCTGAAGAAGGCGCAGGGCGGCAGCACCGTCTCGGTCGCCACGATCGGGGAGAAGAAGGGTTACGTCACCAAGGGCATCTGGTTCGCCGACGTGCAGGAGCTGGGCCCGTTCGGGCCGGCCGGCACCCCCGCCGGGCACGCGAGCTACACGTCGTCCTTGGTGACCGCGGGCTTCGACCACGCCGTGACGTCGTCCACCGGAGACCCGTACGACCAGGCGATCGACCCGGCGGGCACGGGTGGCACGCCGGTGATCATCCAGCCGGGCCGGAGCGCGGTCATCCAGGTGACGATCACCCCGTCCGGCAGCCGGGGCACCGACATCGCCGGCCACCTCAACCTGGCGACGGTCCCGACCCTGCCGACCGGCGCGACCGGCCTGCCGGAGGAAGGCACCGGCGAGGTCATCGCGACCCTGCCGTACCACTACCGGATCGGCTGA
- a CDS encoding nitroreductase family deazaflavin-dependent oxidoreductase codes for MTDRYSDPDMASWNAKIMAEFRANHGKVGGVFADVPLLLLTTVGARSGRESTTPLGYLPDGDRRIIFATNGGQARNPAWYHNLLAQPRVRIEVGTGTGIEEQVRTASVLTGAERDALWNDQESRAPVFAEYKSKTDRLIPVIALAPPDH; via the coding sequence ATGACCGACCGGTACAGCGACCCGGACATGGCGTCGTGGAACGCGAAGATCATGGCCGAGTTCCGCGCGAATCACGGCAAGGTCGGCGGGGTGTTCGCCGACGTCCCGCTGCTGCTGCTCACCACCGTCGGCGCACGCAGCGGCCGCGAGTCGACCACGCCGCTGGGCTACCTGCCCGACGGCGACCGCCGGATCATCTTCGCCACCAATGGCGGCCAGGCCCGCAACCCGGCGTGGTACCACAACCTGCTGGCCCAACCCCGGGTGCGCATCGAAGTCGGCACCGGAACCGGCATCGAGGAGCAGGTCCGCACCGCCTCGGTGCTGACGGGCGCCGAGCGTGACGCGCTGTGGAACGACCAGGAGTCCCGCGCGCCGGTTTTCGCCGAGTACAAGAGCAAAACGGATCGGCTGATCCCGGTCATCGCCTTGGCACCACCTGATCACTGA